From Micromonas commoda chromosome 3, complete sequence, a single genomic window includes:
- a CDS encoding predicted protein: MGDENDAVADEGDWYAALVAGEHVGDWLDTVRNAKIPPGRRTRAARQLAEKVAADRTYADEAREGDAADVCEAAARDIPEGDDDERLVAMREAFESCAAACRAAAQDGGARERSFSFEGGREVVVREIALGVGVGAKVWRAAIMLGDELAANPGWCEGKRCLEIGAGVGLCGLLASKLGAASVTLTDFERPLLDSLVLAVDRNRELDARDAVGTTTTALTLVRRLDWIEECERPHATGGDADDPKKPTDFASGENGWKEMDHNSTFDFVFGSDLLYEEVHALTLPGVIKRRVASPSGRCRIVGAVRNRAMLDALVENMRKEGLAVVETHLRDNDTNAADWYEDGYCALEVTHDVE; this comes from the coding sequence ATGGGAGATGAGAACGACGCTGtggccgacgagggcgactggtacgccgccctcgtcgccggtgagcaCGTCGGTGACTGGCTCGACACCGTCAGGAACGCCAAGATTCCACCCGGGCGCAGGACCCGAGCCGCACGGCAGCTCGCCGAGAAGGTGGCCGCCGACCGAacgtacgccgacgaggcgagggagggggacgccgcggacgtgtgcgaagccgccgcgcgcgacatTCCCGAGGGTGACGATGATGAGCGTCTCGTGGCGATgcgcgaggcgttcgagtcgtgcgccgccgcgtgtcgcgcggcggcgcaggacgggggcgcgcgcgagcgctcaTTCTCGTTCGAGGGTGGGCGCGAGGTGGTCGTCAGGGAGATCGCcctgggcgtcggcgtgggcgcgaaggtgtggcgggcggcgatcatgctcggcgacgagctcgccgccaaccCGGGATGGTGCGAGGGGAAGAGGTGCCTGgagatcggcgcgggcgtcggcctcTGCGGGCTGCTCGCGTCCAAgttgggcgcggcgtcggtgacgctCACGGACTTTGAGCGCCCGCTGCTGGACTCCctcgtgctcgccgtcgatcgaaaccgcgagctcgacgcacgcgacgcggtgggcacgacgacgacggcgctcaCCCTCGTGCGAAGGCTGGACTGGATCGAGGAGTGCGAGCGTCCACACGCGACGGGAGGAGACGCGGATGACCCGAAAAAGCCAACCGACTTCGCGTCGGGGGAAAACGGATGGAAGGAGATGGACCACAACTCGACGTTCGACTTCGTGTTCGGATCGGACCTGCTGTACGAGGAGGTGCACGCGCTGACGCTCCCGGGGGTGATCAAGAGGCgcgtggcgtcgccgagcgggaGATGTCgaatcgtcggcgcggtgagaAACCGAGCCATgctggacgcgctcgtcgagaaCATGCGCAAAGAGGGGCTCGCGGTGGTCGAGACGCACCTGCGAGATAACGacacgaacgcggcggactGGTACGAGGACGGGTACTGCGCCCTGGAGGTGACGCACGACGTGGAATAG
- a CDS encoding predicted protein: MAVKDELSPIVVNAWLPHKPLPGEDEEAIDKKPIDQILRGIPYRLVNSAPKKKIVELKAALEAERAKIKEAGEGEELSEEQTATNAAAEEAIAPMEEELAAAEAAYEELTGILCKGQLSTLPWIDSLMRYVDLGGSCIVPGGAVAADDAFRSVNGNLTDVNGMLTEKQLAESKAWAEYITQAKLEKPGGYTIVCKYAPNPYLSAQAAIDAFPAWVERQITLGFGVELEEGADPILPHVMLAWPDPSVPGVAEVIAKMLGPLTEDAEEGKVKAVSLDLSGDVSCDPRPLRECLERGGTSKPSGVVVPGIHALDKVGAQLVADATRSDVKVIAGDALLGGLVSERYLRVPAPTLAELKGTAAFAGLARVLASPGGWDGFQATLEALEATGRGVATALVQAFADAGMKVEIETELEKGPAFEIGEPLGEEHTAAIVAAMSA; this comes from the coding sequence ATGGCCGTCAAGGACGAGCTCTCGCCGATAGTCGTTAACGCGTGGCTCCCTCACAAACCCTTaccgggcgaggacgaggaggccatcGACAAGAAGCCCATCGACCAGATCCTCCGCGGCATCCCGTACAGGCTCGTCAACTCCGCGCCCAAGAAAAAAATCGTCGAGCTGAAGGctgcgctcgaggcggagcgcgcgaagatcaaggaggctggcgagggcgaggagctctCGGAGGAGCAGACCGCGACGAATgcagccgcggaggaggccatcgcgccgatggaggaagaactcgccgccgcggaggctgcctACGAGGAGCTGACCGGCATCCTCTGCAAGGGGCAATTAAGCACCTTGCCCTGGATCGACTCGCTCATGCGGTacgtcgacctcggcgggtcgtgcatcgtccccggcggtgccgtcgccgcggacgacgccttcAGAAGCGTCAACGGTAACCTCACGGACGTCAACGGCATGCTCACGGAGAAGCAGCTCGCGGAATCCAAGGCGTGGGCAGAGTACATCACGCAGGCCAAGCTGGAAAAGCCCGGAGGGTACACCATCGTGTGCAAATACGCGCCCAACCCGTACCTGAGCGCGCAggccgccatcgacgccttCCCTGCCTGGGTCGAGCGGCAGATCACCCTCGGGTTCGGggtggagctcgaggagggcgcggacccgaTTCTCCCGCACGTCATGCTCGCGTGGCCGGACCCTTCCGtcccgggcgtcgccgaggtgatCGCGAAAATGCTCGGACCGCtgacggaggacgccgaggaaggTAAGGTGAAGGCCGTGTCCCTCGACCTCTCCGGCGACGTCTCGTGCGACCCGAGGCCGCTCAGGGAGTGCCTCGAGCGTGGGGGCACGAGCAAGccgagcggcgtcgtggtCCCGGGGATTCACGCGCTCGACAAAGTCGGCGCACAGctggtcgccgacgccacgcgTTCCGACGTTAAAGTAATCGCCGGCGATGCCCTGCTCGGCGGCCTGGTATCCGAGCGGTACCTGcgcgtcccggcgccgacgctggCGGAGCTTAAGGGtaccgccgcgttcgcgggcttggcgcgcgtgctcgcgtcgcccgggggTTGGGACGGGTTCCAGGCGACgctggaggcgctggaggcgacggggcgcggggtggcgacggcgctcgtgcAGGCGTTCGCAGACGCCGGGATGAAGGTGGAGATCGAGACCGAGCTGGAGAAGGGACCGGCGTTCGAGATCGGCGAGCCGCTCGGGGAGGAGCACAcagccgcgatcgtcgcggcgatgtccgccTGA
- the SSRbeta gene encoding translocon-associated complex trap beta subunit (This family consists of several eukaryotic translocon-associated protein beta (TRAPB) or signal sequence receptor beta subunit (SSR-beta) proteins) gives MFPRTAVRATLVALFVAAALFQGVVADNAPTSAHLIVHKLIIGRNMTIEITLYNAGETAATGVEINDPGWDSSSFAMLGPSTSAKFASIPPLTKKTHRFVVVPKVTGQFSAGPSLVSYTAGAGHQASGTSNALDPLPILTPWEAKVEVAMKIGSYLTLGFCNNAEEWTKAAIITTVLVGLITVNWIALKGKRAVAEAQRKQAMKSLGINPKDVAVSKKQKQKKK, from the exons ATGTTCCCGCGAACGGCGGTCCGCGCCACCTTGGTGGCGctgttcgtcgccgccgcgctcttccagggtgtcgtcgccgacaACGCCCCGACCTCCGCGCATCTCATTGTGCACAAG CTGATCATCGGGCGGAACATGACCATCGAGATCACCCTGTACAACGCCGGggagaccgccgcgacgggcgtggAGATCAACGACCCCGGGTGGgactcgtcgtccttcgcgaTGCTCGGGCCGTCGACGTCTGCGAAGTTCGCGTCGATCCCTCCGCTGACGAAGAAGACGCACAGGTTCGTGGTGGTGCCCAAGGTGACCGGGCAGTTCtccgcgggtccgtcgctGGTGTCGTacacggcgggcgcgggtcacCAGGCGTCGGGCACGAGCAACGCGCTGGACCCGCTCCCCATCCTCACGCCATGGGAGGCGAAGGTGGAGGTGGCAATGAAGATCGGCTCGTACCTGACGCTGGGCTTCTGCAACAACGCGGAGGAGTGgaccaaggcggcgatcATAACCACCGTTCTCGTGGGCCTCATCACCGTCAACTGGATAGCGCTCAAGGGtaagcgcgcggtggcggaggcgcagcGCAAGCAGGCCATGAAGAGCCTCGGCATCAACCCCAAGGACGTGGCGGTCTCGAAGAAGCAGAAGCAGAAGAAGAAGTGA
- a CDS encoding hypothetical protein (expressed; conserved uncharacterized putative protein) — translation MATDEEVAWCAELRRAVTSLQDSIDAARSFDHVRLPADGPVSAADVVEYARRISYTTFAPAGYQPGAPLHGIMPPAPQDEHFAASHLAAHAAQARQREEARRAREKAAEEARKAASRGEMPPIETVIKLLSAWKPGQPWPAGIPAPPPGWKPGDPLHLGAPKPKDDGGKGSVRVEPPARVVPAAVTAPPVKPAKPVMPKVPFVKIDLHSDSDEFEEVSASDYSSDSD, via the coding sequence AtggcgacggacgaggaggtggcgtgGTGCGcggagctccgccgcgcggtaACCTCCCTTCAGGACAGCATCGATGCCGCGCGTTCCTTCGACCACGTGCGGCTCCCCGCGGACGGcccggtgagcgcggcggacgtggtGGAGTACGCGCGAAGGATCTCGTAcacgacgttcgcgcccgcggggtaTCAGCCCGGTGCGCCGCTGCACGGGATcatgccgccggcgccgcagGACGAGcacttcgcggcgtcgcacctcgcggcaCACGCGGCACAGGCGAGGcagagggaggaggcgcggagggctagggagaaggctgcggaggaggcgaggaaggcggcgagcAGAGGGGAGATGCCGCCGATCGAGACCGTCATCAAGCTGCTGTCGGCGTGGAAACCCGGGCAGCCGTGGCCCGCGGGGatacccgcgccgccgccgggatggAAACCGGGGGATCCGCTGCATCTGGGcgcgcccaagcccaaggATGATGGGGGTAAGGGATCGGTACGGGTCGAGCCGCCCGCTCGCGTggttcccgcggcggtgacggcacCACCCGTCAAGCCGGCAAAGCCGGTGATGCCCAAGGTGCCGTTCGTGAAGATAGACCTCcactcggactcggacgagTTCGAGGAGGTCTCCGCGTCGGACTACTCTTCGGACAGCGACTAG
- a CDS encoding predicted protein, with amino-acid sequence MRRKAAAGRAANADKENKESGNFALWMERGERGYTRTPGDLREVYTAGDNAVGERGNNLYRRRHVDLLGGAASAASGIDARADRYRTTASEVSATAEEVRWEEENSRASEGSGLSDMASMRDAIKSASRTASERTTRSRSHLSSHVGII; translated from the coding sequence ATGAGGCgtaaggcggcggcgggtcgcgccgccaacgcggacAAGGAGAACAAAGAGTCGGGTAATTTCGCGCTGTGGATGGAGCGAGGGGAGCGTGGGTACACGCGAACGCCCGGGGACCTTCGCGAGGTGTACACCGCGGGGGACAACGCGGTTGGCGAGCGGGGGAACAACCTGTACCGGAGGAGACACGTCGacctgctcggcggcgccgcgtccgccgcgtccgggatTGACGCTCGCGCGGACCGCTACAGGACGACAGCCTCCGAGGTGTcagccaccgcggaggaggtgaggTGGGAAGAGGAGAACTCGAGGGCGAGCGAGGGAAGCGGGCTCAGCGACATGGCGTCCATGCGCGACGCCATCAAGTCCGCGTCACGCACCGCGTCggagaggacgacgaggtccaGGTCCCACCTCAGCAGCCACGTTGGGATCATCTAG
- a CDS encoding predicted protein, with protein MPRENGVTPDGEDKESKVFRRKLRGKMRNLHKTLHESKDEIIDLTGPVSKLGEVIEILEDIHEDVVKPREQLLDAEVMATAADLGVEMAKKMGGLGAITPAQFMARLCKQFVVGVDPDAQAERDEGAFNWTLFGSSVGKHFHDAPTMAFMNGAMDTQIKERRVAQRIRRDPVGPAVAPDSVADTKADQQTDQAMKRMVKILRNKKHQNETLTVEQLSANPKSFSQFIENIFTLSFLVKDGEAGLTPPPEGLDGPNVEKCPQVRKMKKPEEQHMDRSTFVLHLDMEGWRRLCEANDRMEGAIPHREEVTEMDLTEGNGIGGPGAAARAEDGEEVESPGGAENPKGKAKPRGRGLTRPRDSTNSEERAAALRRKVAV; from the exons ATGCCGCGCGAGAATGGGGTGACGCCAGATGGCGAGGATAAGGAATCCAAGGTTTTCAGGAGGAAACTCCGCGGGAAGATGCGCAACCTGCACAAGACCCTGCACG AATCGAAGGATGAAATCATCGACCTCACCGGGCCCGTGAGTAAGCTTGGAGAAGTCATCGAGATCCTCGAGGACATCCACGAGGATG TCGTCAAACCCCGCGAGCAGCTCTTGGATGCCGAGGTcatggccaccgccgcggacttggGCGTGGAGATGGCCAAGAAGATGGGCGGTCTGGGAGCGATCACGCCGGCGCAGTTCATGGCCCGCCTGTGCAAGCAGTTTGTCGTGGGCGTCGACCCGGATGCccaggcggagcgcgacgagggagcGTTCAACTGGACCTTATTCGGATCATCCGTGGGGAAGCACTTCCACGACGCGCCCACCATGGCGTTCAT GAATGGAGCGATGGACACGCAGATCAAGGAGCGCAGGGTCGCGCAGCGCATCAGACGTGATCCTGTCGGTCCCGCTGTCGCACCCGACAGCGTGGCCGACACGAAGGCGGACCAGCAGACGGACCAGGCGATGAAGCGGATGGTTAAGATTCTGCGAAACAAGAAGCACCAGAACGAGACGCTCACCGTGGAGCAGCTCTCGGCCAACCCCAAGAGCTTCTCGCAGTTCATCGAGAACATCTTCACGCTCTCGTTTCTGGTGAAGGACGGTGAGGCGGGactcacgccgccgcccgagggtCTCGACGGCCCGAACGTGGAGAAGTGCCCGCAGGTGAGGAAGATGAAGAAGCCCGAGGAGCAGCACATGGATCGCAGCACGTTTGTCCTGCACCTCGACATGGAGGGGTGGAGGAGGCTGTGCGAGGCGAACGATCGAATGGAGGGTGCCATCCCGCACAGGGAGGAGGTGACGGAGATGGATCTGACGGAAGGTAACGGGATCGGCgggccgggggcggcggccagggctgaggacggggaggaggtggagtcacccgggggtgccgagaACCCAAAGGGCAAGGCGAAgccccgggggcgcggattgacccgcccgcgcgattCCACCAACTCGGAGGAGCGGGCGGCCGCGCTGCGCAGGAAGGTGGCGGTGTGA
- a CDS encoding glycosyltransferase family 22 protein (related to Dol-P-Man: a-mannosyltransferases) → MKAETTDLRTVFAACVLFRVVNALCVRTFFSADEYWQSVEVAHKLVFGYGHLTWEWTHGLRGYLHPLIFAIPYKIAQTIGLDSTAVTVWSPRIVQAVIAAAGDVHVYKLAHRWFAGAKRKAKDEKSEGAASPDAAARWALFCSLACWFNFFCAVRTFSNCTEAALTVAALAYWPWTGAASENDDVKNVNRPLSLALAAASCVVRPAAALYWLPMFVEESVKSVSRVRFILKEALPIGAAALAISTCVDRVFYGRWEIVPWNFFRFNALDGGGALYGSHPWHWNLTQGYPAIATVFLPLAAIACRDKKRWAPLAVVGWTVLGYSVPAHKEFRFLLPALAPTLAAAGAQLASFSCRKRVAAVALILLTQIPAALYLSLRHQSGTVSVMSVLTAAVDAGETHSAGILSLTPCHQHPWTTHVHRPNVGMRFLRCDPPGFGTPKGELDEAD, encoded by the coding sequence ATGAAAGCTGAAACCACCGATTTGCGCACGGTTTTCGCCGCGTGCGTACTCTTCCGCGTCGTCAACGCGCTCTGCGTGCGCACGTTCTTCAGCGCGGACGAGTACTGGCAGTCCGTTGAGGTTGCCCACAAGCTCGTCTTCGGCTACGGGCACCTGACCTGGGAGTGGACCCACGGTCTGCGGGGCTACCTCCATCCGCTCATTTTCGCAATCCCGTACAAGATCGCGCAGACGATTGGATTGGACAGCACGGCTGTGACGGTGTGGTCCCCGCGCATCGTGCaggcggtcatcgccgccgcgggcgacgtccacgtgTACAAACTCGCGCACAGGTggttcgcgggcgcgaagagGAAGGCCAAGGATGAGAAgtccgagggcgccgcctcgccggatgccgccgcgaggtgggcGCTGTTTTGCTCCCTCGCGTGCTGGTTCAACTTCTTCTGCGCGGTCAGGACATTCTCCAACTgcaccgaggcggcgctcaccgtcgcggcgctcgcgtacTGGCCGTggaccggcgccgcgtccgagaacgacgacgtcaagaACGTCAACCGACCTctctcgctcgcgctcgccgccgcctcgtgcgTCGTTCGtccagccgccgcgctctaCTGGCTCCCGATGTTCGTGGAGGAGTCCGTCAAGTCGGTAAGCCGGGTACGTTTCATTCTCAAGGAGGCGCTTCCTATCGGCGCCGCAGCGCTGGCCATCTCCACCTGCGTCGACAGGGTGTTTTACGGCCGATGGGAGATTGTGCCGTGGAATTTTTTCAGGTTCAACGCCctggatggcggcggcgccctctaCGGCTCGCACCCTTGGCACTGGAACCTCACCCAGGGATACCCCGCGATCGCCACCGTGTTTCtacccctcgcggcgatagCCTGCCGCGATAAGAAGCGAtgggcgcccctcgccgtcgtcggatgGACCGTTCTTGGGTACTCTGTCCCCGCGCACAAGGAGTTTCGGTTTTTGCTCCCGGCGCTGgccccgacgctcgccgccgccggtgcgcagctcgcgtccttctcctgtcgcaaacgcgtcgccgcggtggcgctaATCCTTCTCACGCAgatccccgcggcgctgtaCCTGTCCCTCCGGCACCAGAGCGGCACCGTCTCGGTGATGTCCGTGCTGACCGCagcggtggacgccggcgagacGCATTCGGCTGGAATCCTCTCGCTGACGCCCTGCCACCAGCACCCGTGGACCACCCACGTGCACAGACCGAACGTCGGCATGCGCTTTCTGAGGTGCGATCCTCCCGGGTTCGGAACCCCCAAGGGCGAGCTGGACGAGGCTGATAA
- the PDI gene encoding protein disulfide isomerase (Protein disulfide isomerase percursor. Catalyzes the rearrangement of -S-S- bonds in proteins. Contains a thioredoxin conserved domain) produces the protein MVSSRVSGALRALIFAALIALASAAKGVVQAGDSNFDRLVLGSGKNAFSMKPDWDKLGGHYADHPSVLIVDVDCTADGQGTCQRMGVQGYPTIKYFMSGDKKGKDYQQGRDFNSLKSFAESKLNKPVCDAATKKGCAKNEIAFIEKHEGKSADALKEVAKEKADELKEIRKARSEAESELKQKQREWKKRENALNRATNILKQMQKTASA, from the exons ATGGTCTCCTCTCGCGTCTCCGGGGCCCTTCGGGCTctcatcttcgccgcgctcatcgcgcttGCCTCCGCGGCCAAGGGTGTCGTGCAGGCGGGCGACAGCAACTtcgatcgcctcgtcctGGGCAGCGGGAAGAATGCGTTC TCGATGAAACCGGATTGGGACAAGCTGGGAGGACACTATGCCGACCACCCGTCCGTTCtcatcgtcgacgtggacTGCACCGCGGACGGTCAGGGCACCTGCCAGCGCATGGGCGTGCAGGGCTACCCCACCATCAAGTACTTCATGAGTGGCGATAAAAAGGGTAAGGATTACCAGCAGGGCCGCGACTTCAACTCGCTCAAGAGCTTCGCCGAGTCCAAGCTCAACAAGCCcgtgtgcgacgccgccacgaaAAAGGGCTGCGCGAAGAACGAGATCGCCTTCATCGAGAAGCACGAGGGCAAGAGCGCGGATGCGCTCAAGGAGGTTGCCAAGGAGAAagccgacgagctcaaggagatCCGCAAGGCTCGGTCCGAAGCCGAGAGCGAGCTCAAGCAAAAGCAGCGCGAGTGGAAGAAGCGCGAGAACGCGCTCAACAGGGCCACGAACATCCTCAAGCAGATGCAGAAGACGGCCTCGGCGTAA
- a CDS encoding glycosyltransferase family 4 protein (distantly related to glycosyltransferases) has translation MILASPDDLPPTAANPDEVGDLEQYLDAADVAVVGVLHAFKCGDVLDQLADIKRRRGADFVPTVLVLGGTDVNVDAGDKADVLTRRAHAVDKVVSFSASMIAAAPPGSLPSDGRTAVVPQGVSLPEEAKGVPSVEEVPSGGFEEEGFEEEGFDVADDAPSPPPPLPLHEACGVPTSTPVFLLPAGLRPVKDVLWAVDAVDAVGAGSANASPPFVLAIVGPSLDDKYRDAVVERLGRSKNVVLIPPVDRAHTVGYMRAATAVVNTSKSEGQSGALLEAAAAGVPIIARDIPGNRALLDLLLDATGETPDGERDEEGFESHPCGLLCPTPESFAAALVGSAAVRRRRSTDRAALGAGCLARNERDRWRGIIRELIGDTPEDGCGSDMAAAA, from the coding sequence ATGATCCTCGCCAGCCCCGACGACCTACCCCCCACGGCTGCGAATCCAGACGAGGTCGGAGACCTCGAGCAGtatctcgacgccgcggacgtcgccgtggtcgGCGTGCTGCACGCGTTCAagtgcggcgacgtcctcgatcAGCTCGCCGATATtaaacggcggcgcggggcggattTTGTTCCCACCGTGTTGGTGCTTGGCGGCACGGACGTCAACGTCGATGCCGGGGATAAGGCGGACGTGCTGACGCGAAGAGCGCACGCGGTGGATAAGGTCGTTTCTTTCTCCGCGTCTATGATCGCCGCGGCACCGCCCGGATCCCTGCCCTCCGACGGGAGGACGGCGGTGGTGCCGCAGGGCGTGTCGTTGCCGGAGGAAGCGAAGGGGGTTCCTTCAGTCGAGGAGGTTCCTTCGGGGGGtttcgaggaggagggtttcgaggaggagggcttCGACGTGGCTGAtgacgcgccctcgccgccgccgccgttgccgctcCACGAGGCGTGCGGTGTGcccacctcgacgcccgtcttcctcctccccgcgggGTTGAGGCCCGTCAAGGACGTGTTATGGGCGGTTGACGCGgttgacgccgtcggcgccgggtccgcgaaCGCGTCTCCGCCGTTTGTTCTCGCCATCGTCGGTCCCTCTCTGGACGACAAGTACCGCGACGCGGTTGTCGAGCGGCTTGGACGGTCCAAAAACGTCGTGTTGATCCCCCCAGTCGACCGCGCGCACACCGTGGGGTACatgcgagcggcgacggctgtCGTCAACACGTCAAAATCCGAGGGTCAgagcggcgccctcctcgaggcggccgcggcgggcgttcCCATAATCGCGCGGGACATTCCGGGGAACAGGGCGTTACTCGACCTTctgctcgacgcgacgggtgAGACGCCGGACGGGGAGCGGGACGAGGAAGGTTTCGAATCGCATCCGTGCGGTTTGCTGTGTCCCACCCCCGAGTCGTTTGCCGCGGCGTTGgtgggctcggcggcggtacgtcggcgacgatccacggaccgcgccgcgctcggcgccgggtgcTTGGCGCGGAACGAGCGTGATCGATGGAGGGGTATCATTCGGGAGCTGATCGGTGACACGCCCGAGGATGGATGCGGGTCGgacatggccgccgccgcgtga
- a CDS encoding predicted protein, producing MEARDRWFHGIHAHSVPVPGASPLNKSGSAPGSSSDSRILALATPDDLVKLDLYGTLAEKHVGLTRRQVRLMYRDVRERTERVFAGLTPEQLRGKIESSLNPMDWGLGHIAHFYEFMILRLLAPGSEPVLPGHDVHALFDSFRAAHDDRWKPKEVCGSDPTLGEIRRYIADVTDRLVNLVGPDDDTRLDPVSTYLHVYGVVHEHWHVEDFIQTRHTLGYARPNPLPSSPDPAVANVWGDTFAPPTFANIDSIGGIAQGAHSGFVSIPAGTYSLGATKDEPWVFDAERWAHEIEVPAFRIAKAATTNAEFAAFIAAGGYHKRELWSHEGWRWLSRNRSEQKSRGMSDEDAAKAGLNSEAPRYWVRKGSGEGGGFSKVAGGWHEHLFDAAPAPVRPHAPVLHVSWYEAEAYCAWVGGRLPTEAEWEVAARTEPGNYGVVKGPRRRAYPWGDSPGPDPSRANLDGFRGNSVDVGSLPDGDSAWGCRQMLGNAWEWTSSAFLPYPGFQMDFPYRENSAPWFGYRKVCKGGCWATSAPIARAGYRHSFWPEMNAVYTGFRVAVDGAPGAIGKL from the coding sequence atggaggcgcgcgaccgATGGTTCCATGGCATTCACGCCCATTCCGTCCCGGTCCCGGGCGCGTCCCCCCTCAACAAATCGGGCAGCGCCCCGGGATCTTCCTCGGACTCCAGGATCCTCGCGCTGGCAACTCCCGATGACCTCGTCAAGCTTGACCTCTACGGCACTCTCGCGGAGAAGCACGTTGGGCTCACCAGGAGACAAGTGCGACTGATGTACCGGGACGTGCGCGAGCGAACCGAACGCGTCTTCGCGGGTCTCACCCCCGAGCAGCTCAGGGGAAAAATCGAGAGTTCGCTCAACCCGATGGACTGGGGCCTCGGACACATCGCGCACTTCTACGAATTCATGATCCTGCGGCTTCTCGCGCCCGGGTCCGAGCCCGTCCTCCCCGGTcacgacgtccacgcgctcTTCGACTCGTTCAGggccgcgcacgacgacaGGTGGAAACCGAAAGAGGTTTGCGGGAGCGACCCCACGCTCGGCGAGATTCGTCGATACATCGCCGACGTCACCGACCGATTGGTTAACCTGGTGggtcccgacgacgacacgcgGCTGGACCCGGTGTCCACCTATCTGCACGTCTACGGCGTCGTGCACGAGCACTGGCACGTCGAGGATTTCATCCAGACGCGCCACACGCTCGGTTACGCCCGGCCCAACCCGTTACCTTCCTCGCCCGATCCCGCGGTGGCAAACGTGTGGGGCGATaccttcgcgccgcccaccTTTGCCAACATCGATTCGATCGGCGGCATCGCCCAGGGTGCCCACTCGGGGTTCGTGTCCATCCCCGCGGGGACGTATTCGCTCGGCGCCACCAAGGATGAGCCGTGGGTGTTCGACGCCGAACGTTGGGCGCACGAGATTGAAGTGCCGGCGTTTAGAATAGCAAAGGCGGCCACCACGAACGCGgagttcgccgcgttcatcgccgcgggcgggtacCATAAACGGGAGCTGTGGTCGCACGAGGGGTGGAGGTGGCTGTCGAGGAACAGGTCGGAGCAGAAGAGCAGAGGGatgagcgacgaggacgcggcgaaagCCGGTCTCAActcggaggcgccgcgatACTGGGTCCGCAAAGGGTCCGGTGAAGGCGGCGGATTCAGCAAGGTGGCGGGGGGTTGGCACGAACACctgttcgacgcggcgcccgcgccggtgcggCCCCACGCGCCCGTGCTCCACGTGAGCTGGTACGAAGCCGAGGCGTATTGCGCGTGGGTCGGCGGGCGGCTTCCCACCGAGGCTGAGTGGGAGGTTGCGGCGAGGACCGAGCCCGGGAACTACGGCGTCGTCAAGGGCCCGAGGCGCAGGGCGTACCCGTGGGGGGACTCGCCGGGCCCGGACCCGAGCCGCGCCAACCTGGACGGCTTCCGCGGCAACAGCGTCGACGTCGGTTCCCTACCAGACGGCGACAGCGCGTGGGGATGCCGGCAGATGCTGGGTAACGCGTGGGAGTGGACATCCAGCGCCTTCCTCCCTTACCCCGGCTTCCAGATGGACTTTCCGTACAGGGAGAACAGCGCGCCGTGGTTCGGGTACCGCAAGGTTTGCAAGGGCGGCTGCTGGGCCACGTCTGCACCGATAGCCAGAGCGGGATACAGGCACAGTTTCTGGCCGGAGATGAACGCCGTTTACACCGGgttccgcgtcgccgtcgacggcgcgccgggcgccatCGGGAAGCtctga